From a region of the Polyangium spumosum genome:
- a CDS encoding glycosyl hydrolase family 28-related protein: MRPPLCLLAFLSCLAACGDEAPRGAPPPAPDAGPDAGASTWRSALYPEDWTPSLTDPEGHFLHDFSYAGYHHGEAPPGPPAAAPTFDVVTRGADPSGQTDATLAVQATIDEAAAAGGGIVSFPEGLYRIDDKLVVSSSGVVLRGAGSTKTRLHFTRSAGMSHDAHLAFVGKAEPDLDLALSADVLARADVVEVEDAGDLAPGDDVLLGWVITPAFIEEHSMTGTWEAFNDTWQPFFRRTVRAVDKAAAPHRITLDVPLRYPAKLRDQASLRRVAGLLRECGVESLGVSNAVSWAEAWAETQVHAIDLRRVVDCWIEDVASFPSPAAPAEGPGGGAHLASGGILVEEASRVTVRGVSLGLAQNRGGGGNGYLFEIRRSSEILVADSEGDGGRHNFIQNWGFGTTGCVFLRIVSKNGESLTDMNDASGFTGLSEFHHSLATANLVDASTFDDGFSIVNRNHESTGAGHTGTENVLWNNRGKGALRSLQFGAGYVIGTEGLYVTTESPLPMAAGTQPVDRVEGLDEGDTLEPPSLYEDQLFRRRAP; this comes from the coding sequence ATGCGCCCGCCCCTCTGCCTGCTCGCCTTCCTCTCTTGCCTCGCCGCGTGTGGCGACGAGGCTCCCCGCGGCGCCCCGCCTCCCGCGCCCGACGCGGGCCCGGATGCCGGCGCCTCCACGTGGCGCAGCGCGCTCTACCCCGAGGACTGGACGCCCTCCCTCACGGACCCCGAGGGCCACTTCCTCCACGACTTCTCCTACGCCGGCTACCACCACGGCGAAGCCCCGCCCGGCCCTCCCGCCGCCGCCCCGACCTTCGACGTCGTCACGCGTGGCGCCGACCCCAGCGGCCAGACCGACGCGACCTTGGCCGTACAAGCCACCATCGACGAGGCCGCGGCCGCGGGCGGCGGGATCGTCTCCTTCCCCGAGGGCCTCTATCGGATCGACGACAAGCTCGTGGTCTCCTCGTCCGGCGTGGTCCTGCGCGGCGCGGGCTCCACGAAGACGCGGCTCCATTTCACGCGGTCCGCGGGCATGAGCCACGACGCCCACCTCGCCTTCGTGGGCAAGGCCGAGCCGGACCTCGACCTCGCGCTCTCCGCGGATGTTCTGGCCCGCGCCGACGTCGTGGAGGTCGAGGACGCCGGCGACCTCGCGCCCGGCGACGACGTCCTGCTCGGCTGGGTGATCACGCCCGCCTTCATCGAGGAGCACAGCATGACGGGCACGTGGGAGGCCTTCAACGACACCTGGCAGCCCTTCTTTCGCAGGACCGTCCGCGCCGTCGACAAGGCCGCGGCCCCGCACCGGATCACGCTCGACGTCCCATTACGTTATCCCGCCAAACTCCGGGACCAGGCGAGCCTCCGCCGCGTCGCGGGCCTCTTGCGCGAGTGCGGCGTCGAATCTCTCGGCGTGTCGAACGCCGTCTCCTGGGCCGAGGCCTGGGCCGAGACGCAGGTGCACGCAATCGACCTCCGCCGCGTCGTCGATTGCTGGATCGAGGACGTCGCCTCGTTCCCCTCGCCCGCCGCGCCCGCCGAGGGCCCGGGCGGCGGCGCGCACCTCGCCTCGGGCGGTATCCTCGTCGAGGAGGCTTCGCGCGTCACCGTGCGGGGCGTCTCGCTCGGCCTCGCGCAGAACCGCGGCGGCGGCGGCAATGGTTACCTCTTCGAGATCCGCCGCTCGAGCGAGATCCTCGTCGCGGACAGCGAAGGCGACGGCGGCCGGCACAACTTCATCCAGAACTGGGGCTTCGGCACGACCGGCTGCGTCTTTTTGCGTATCGTGAGCAAGAACGGCGAGTCGCTCACCGACATGAACGACGCCTCGGGCTTCACGGGTTTGTCCGAATTCCACCACTCGCTCGCGACGGCCAACCTCGTCGACGCCTCGACCTTCGACGACGGCTTCTCCATCGTGAACCGCAACCACGAGAGCACGGGCGCCGGTCACACGGGCACCGAGAACGTGCTCTGGAACAACCGCGGCAAGGGCGCGCTCCGATCGCTCCAGTTCGGCGCGGGTTACGTGATCGGGACCGAGGGGCTCTACGTGACCACCGAGTCGCCGCTGCCGATGGCCGCGGGCACGCAGCCCGTCGACCGGGTCGAGGGGCTGGACGAGGGCGACACGCTCGAGCCGCCCTCGCTTTATGAAGATCAGCTCTTCCGCCGCCGCGCGCCGTGA
- a CDS encoding response regulator — MERVRVLVIDDDTTFGMVAARRLEEAGFAVRFHRGPFGCLQAIRDMRCDVVVLDVNMPKLDGPLVLRMIRDAAGMGRTRVLLCSNMEPGPLARLAEASGAHGALAKNAFDAELVSSLRALLEPHGARRRKS; from the coding sequence TTGGAGCGAGTTCGAGTCCTCGTCATCGATGACGACACAACGTTCGGGATGGTCGCGGCTCGACGGCTGGAGGAGGCCGGCTTCGCCGTGCGCTTCCACCGAGGGCCCTTCGGTTGCCTTCAGGCCATTCGCGATATGCGATGCGACGTCGTCGTGCTGGACGTCAATATGCCGAAGCTCGACGGGCCGCTCGTCCTCCGCATGATCCGCGACGCGGCCGGGATGGGCAGGACCCGCGTGCTCCTCTGCAGCAACATGGAGCCAGGACCGCTCGCGCGGCTCGCGGAGGCGTCCGGCGCGCACGGCGCGCTCGCCAAGAATGCCTTCGACGCGGAGCTCGTCTCGAGCCTGCGCGCGCTGCTCGAGCCTCACGGCGCGCGGCGGCGGAAGAGCTGA
- a CDS encoding CBS domain-containing protein has protein sequence MTTSLLVSTLMKSPVLSVAPDTLVDEAYLLLASRRISSAPVVDAAGKALGVVSLTDLLRIGRLQPASLAGIQPIDLPTEPVSDHMHKGVITVSPNAPVTAAARAMAEEHVHRVYVEQDGKLVGVFSIEEVLSAVRALRLEGPIGEVMTKPVISLPVTATIADATSRLDRAQVTGLVILDEYKHPVGVFTQVEALAARSLAPETKVEDVMNYAILTQHVKTPLYRAAAHAYESRARRVLVLENGDLVGLITGLDFARVLAATA, from the coding sequence ATGACCACGTCCCTCCTCGTCTCGACGCTGATGAAATCCCCCGTGCTGTCGGTCGCTCCCGACACGCTGGTCGATGAGGCCTACCTCTTGCTCGCGTCGCGACGCATCTCGTCGGCGCCCGTCGTCGACGCGGCGGGCAAGGCGCTCGGCGTGGTGTCGTTGACCGATCTCCTGCGCATCGGGCGGCTGCAGCCGGCCTCGCTCGCCGGCATCCAGCCGATCGACCTGCCCACCGAGCCCGTCTCGGACCACATGCACAAGGGCGTGATCACGGTCTCGCCGAACGCGCCCGTGACCGCGGCGGCGCGGGCGATGGCCGAGGAGCACGTGCATCGGGTCTACGTCGAGCAGGACGGCAAGCTCGTCGGCGTGTTCAGCATCGAGGAGGTGCTCTCCGCCGTGCGCGCGTTGCGCCTCGAAGGGCCGATCGGCGAGGTGATGACGAAGCCCGTGATCTCGCTCCCCGTCACGGCCACGATCGCCGACGCGACGTCGCGGCTCGACCGCGCCCAGGTGACGGGCCTCGTCATCCTCGACGAGTACAAGCACCCGGTCGGCGTCTTCACGCAGGTCGAGGCGCTCGCGGCGCGTAGCCTCGCGCCCGAGACGAAGGTCGAGGACGTGATGAACTACGCGATCCTGACCCAGCACGTGAAGACGCCGCTCTACCGCGCGGCGGCGCACGCCTACGAGTCACGCGCCCGCCGCGTGCTCGTGCTGGAGAACGGTGACCTCGTCGGTCTGATCACCGGCCTCGATTTCGCGCGGGTGCTCGCCGCGACCGCCTGA
- a CDS encoding CAP domain-containing protein — protein MKRFSPFHGLVFVPFLVAAAACSSDDEGGGGSAGAGASNAGEPAVMQGITAAHNEARAAVDPPAPEPLPPLVWSPEIAAVAQGYAEKCVWEHSDNEYGENLYASSGGSTAAQVVSNWVSEEADYIYASNECSAVCGHYTQVVWANTTKLGCGMAKCSTGSPFGGGDWEYWVCNYDPPGNYVGQKPY, from the coding sequence ATGAAGCGCTTTTCACCTTTCCACGGGCTCGTGTTCGTTCCATTCCTCGTGGCCGCCGCGGCTTGCTCGTCGGACGACGAGGGCGGCGGGGGCAGCGCCGGCGCGGGCGCCTCGAATGCGGGCGAGCCGGCCGTCATGCAAGGCATCACCGCGGCGCACAACGAGGCGCGCGCGGCCGTCGATCCGCCCGCCCCCGAGCCTTTGCCGCCCCTCGTCTGGTCGCCCGAAATCGCGGCCGTCGCCCAAGGTTACGCCGAAAAATGCGTGTGGGAGCACAGCGATAACGAGTACGGCGAGAACCTCTATGCCAGCTCCGGCGGCTCGACCGCGGCGCAGGTGGTCTCGAACTGGGTATCCGAGGAGGCGGACTACATTTACGCGTCGAACGAGTGTTCGGCCGTGTGTGGCCATTACACCCAGGTCGTGTGGGCGAATACGACGAAGCTCGGCTGCGGGATGGCGAAATGCAGCACGGGCTCGCCGTTCGGGGGCGGGGACTGGGAGTACTGGGTTTGTAACTACGACCCGCCGGGGAACTACGTCGGGCAGAAGCCTTATTGA
- a CDS encoding radical SAM protein: protein MATVPVTFSYRPAQPAAFASLCGEWSAFRGTPMARREDGSFEATIELGIGVHAYKLLVEGARWELDPENPRTRSRGGLRNNVLVVGGADEPILHAPVSPFVAVESDGRLRIRAALRRGHGAYLVVRWDEGAGAREQVMDIVAEEDEHVVFEARLPASARRVAYVFRLESGRLVGRAGGAGQWFSAARPAAPRAAGSRERAVAPSIEGPAGAGASDDAFHAGKVIAPSPARLYVTVTERCNLRCAHCITDAPEKTRGGSARTMQPWLLDALREPFAAADYVGFVHGGEAIVAPIFPEVLGAIQRARAGRPGRADVHLLSNGMALDEARFEALCDLGLTSLSISLDGATPRTNDGLRLGGRLATIVKNVEGLVRRRVARGLDVRIGISTVVTASNVDELPELGRLAASLGVDWLKVEEVFPCTTRAQAEWIEPRGGRATAAVRELGAILAPRGVVLVDHLDPRGACPCAAGDDPALRAFRAADDFANRTRFLTCRMEWQQACIDPDGSVHPVAYEAPVIGSLASDSLVSLWNGEVMQAMRRAALSRVPEPVRLACPEVACARPAGRATIPS, encoded by the coding sequence GTGGCGACCGTCCCCGTGACGTTTTCCTACCGGCCCGCGCAGCCCGCGGCGTTCGCCTCGCTCTGCGGGGAATGGTCCGCATTTCGCGGGACGCCGATGGCGCGGCGGGAGGACGGGTCGTTCGAGGCGACGATCGAGCTCGGGATCGGCGTCCACGCGTACAAGCTGCTCGTCGAGGGCGCGCGCTGGGAGCTCGACCCGGAGAACCCGCGGACGCGCTCGCGCGGCGGCTTGCGGAACAACGTGCTCGTGGTGGGCGGCGCGGACGAGCCGATCCTGCACGCGCCGGTGAGCCCCTTCGTGGCGGTGGAGAGCGACGGTCGGCTGCGAATTCGCGCGGCCCTGCGGCGCGGGCACGGCGCGTATCTCGTCGTTCGGTGGGACGAGGGCGCGGGGGCGCGCGAGCAGGTGATGGATATCGTGGCGGAGGAGGACGAGCACGTCGTCTTCGAGGCGCGGCTGCCCGCGTCGGCGCGGCGGGTCGCCTACGTGTTTCGGCTGGAATCGGGGCGGCTCGTGGGGCGCGCGGGCGGCGCGGGGCAATGGTTCTCGGCGGCGAGGCCGGCGGCGCCACGAGCGGCGGGGTCACGCGAGCGTGCGGTGGCCCCTTCGATCGAGGGGCCCGCGGGCGCGGGAGCGTCGGACGACGCATTTCACGCGGGGAAGGTGATCGCGCCGTCGCCCGCGCGGCTTTACGTGACCGTGACCGAGCGCTGCAACCTGCGCTGCGCCCATTGCATCACGGACGCCCCGGAGAAGACCCGAGGCGGGAGCGCTCGTACGATGCAGCCGTGGCTGCTCGACGCGCTGCGAGAGCCGTTCGCGGCGGCCGATTACGTGGGCTTCGTGCACGGCGGCGAGGCGATCGTCGCGCCCATCTTCCCGGAGGTGCTCGGCGCGATCCAGAGGGCCCGCGCAGGCCGTCCGGGCCGGGCGGACGTGCATTTGCTGTCGAATGGAATGGCGCTCGACGAGGCGCGATTCGAGGCGCTCTGTGATCTCGGACTGACGAGCCTCTCCATCTCCCTCGACGGAGCGACGCCGCGGACGAACGACGGGCTCCGGCTCGGCGGGCGTCTCGCGACGATCGTGAAGAACGTCGAGGGCCTGGTCCGGCGCCGCGTGGCGCGCGGGCTCGACGTGCGGATCGGGATCTCGACGGTCGTGACCGCATCGAATGTGGACGAATTGCCCGAGCTCGGCAGGCTCGCGGCTTCCCTCGGGGTGGATTGGCTCAAGGTCGAGGAGGTCTTTCCGTGTACGACGCGGGCGCAAGCCGAGTGGATCGAGCCGCGTGGCGGGCGGGCCACCGCGGCCGTCCGTGAGCTCGGCGCGATCCTCGCGCCTCGGGGCGTCGTGCTCGTCGATCACCTCGATCCGCGCGGCGCCTGCCCCTGCGCCGCCGGCGACGATCCCGCGCTCCGCGCCTTCCGCGCGGCCGACGATTTCGCAAATCGTACGCGATTCCTCACCTGCCGCATGGAATGGCAGCAGGCGTGTATCGACCCGGACGGCAGCGTGCATCCCGTCGCGTACGAGGCACCGGTGATCGGCTCGCTCGCGTCGGATTCGCTCGTCTCGCTCTGGAACGGCGAGGTGATGCAGGCGATGCGGCGCGCCGCGCTCTCCCGGGTCCCGGAGCCCGTGCGGCTTGCTTGCCCCGAGGTGGCTTGCGCGCGGCCCGCGGGGCGTGCGACGATCCCTTCATGA
- a CDS encoding DUF1592 domain-containing protein, which yields MLGFSAAIAVFGASVTACVGVIGDADDGTGEAESLVLAAPALPRLTAEQYRNTLFDLFGPSMPKAPLEDDTKPFLFYNIGASSTTLSEFGVQQYEESADAITRYAFADPARRAALVGCEPAAPGDACVEGFLRRFGRRVLRRPLTSDELGRWVTVSQTLADPSAWEGLRLAVSGLLQSPFFLYRVEVGVADEASPGRRKLTGYEMATRLAFLLWNQAPDDALLDAAEKGELDEPEGVAVAAERLLDDPKARAAMQTFFRQYLDLGRIDGIQRDPAAYPYFTPTIADAMRREVELLVDDVVFESRGDARSIFSTRKTFVNADLAALYGVDAPGATPSTFVPVELPADGPRAGLLTLGAFLTMNAHETRTSPTARGKYVRERVLCLEVPAPPPGVDTTLDPPMGDPKTVREQMEAHRNNPACAACHQFMDPPGFLFEHFDSSGYYRTVFEGDLPIDSSGDLDGKPLANARELAAVLETEPRVGRCMVQQLYRHAQGRVETKGERLALEDLASRFESASFDFRTLLIELVTHDAFRHIGEEESP from the coding sequence TTGCTCGGGTTTTCAGCCGCAATCGCCGTCTTCGGCGCTTCGGTCACCGCATGCGTCGGCGTCATCGGCGACGCGGACGACGGCACCGGCGAGGCCGAATCCCTCGTCCTCGCCGCGCCCGCGCTGCCGCGGCTCACGGCCGAGCAGTACCGGAACACGCTCTTCGACCTCTTCGGCCCGAGCATGCCGAAGGCGCCGCTCGAGGACGACACGAAGCCGTTCCTCTTCTACAACATCGGCGCTTCGAGCACGACGCTCTCGGAGTTCGGCGTCCAGCAGTACGAGGAGTCCGCCGACGCCATCACGCGGTACGCGTTCGCCGATCCCGCCCGCCGCGCGGCCCTCGTCGGCTGCGAGCCCGCCGCGCCCGGCGACGCTTGTGTCGAGGGATTCCTGCGCCGCTTCGGCCGGCGCGTGTTGCGGCGCCCGCTCACGAGCGACGAGCTCGGCCGCTGGGTCACGGTCTCGCAGACGCTCGCGGATCCGAGCGCCTGGGAGGGCCTGCGCCTCGCCGTCTCCGGCCTGCTCCAATCCCCGTTTTTCCTTTATCGTGTCGAGGTCGGCGTGGCCGACGAGGCTTCGCCCGGGCGTCGCAAGCTCACGGGGTACGAAATGGCGACGCGCCTCGCGTTTCTCCTGTGGAACCAGGCCCCGGACGACGCGCTGCTCGACGCCGCCGAGAAAGGCGAGCTCGACGAACCCGAGGGCGTGGCCGTGGCCGCCGAGCGCCTGCTCGACGATCCGAAGGCGCGCGCGGCCATGCAGACGTTTTTCCGGCAATACCTCGACCTCGGCCGCATCGACGGGATCCAGCGTGATCCGGCCGCGTATCCGTATTTCACGCCCACGATCGCCGACGCGATGCGCCGGGAGGTCGAGCTGCTCGTCGACGACGTCGTCTTCGAGAGCCGCGGCGACGCGCGCAGCATCTTCAGCACCCGGAAGACCTTCGTCAATGCGGACCTCGCGGCGCTTTATGGCGTCGACGCGCCCGGCGCGACCCCGAGCACGTTCGTCCCGGTGGAGCTGCCCGCGGACGGCCCGCGCGCCGGCCTGCTCACGCTCGGCGCGTTCCTGACGATGAACGCCCACGAGACGCGCACCTCGCCGACGGCGCGCGGCAAATACGTCCGCGAGCGCGTGCTTTGCCTCGAGGTCCCCGCCCCGCCCCCGGGCGTCGACACGACGCTCGATCCGCCGATGGGGGATCCGAAGACCGTACGCGAGCAAATGGAGGCGCACCGCAACAACCCCGCCTGCGCCGCGTGCCACCAGTTCATGGACCCGCCCGGCTTCCTCTTCGAGCATTTCGACTCGTCGGGGTACTACCGCACCGTCTTCGAGGGCGACCTGCCCATCGATTCGTCCGGGGATCTCGACGGCAAACCCCTCGCGAACGCGCGCGAGCTCGCCGCCGTCCTCGAGACCGAGCCCCGCGTCGGCCGTTGCATGGTGCAGCAGCTCTATCGCCACGCGCAGGGGCGCGTCGAGACGAAGGGCGAGAGGCTCGCGCTCGAGGACCTCGCGTCGCGCTTCGAAAGCGCCTCCTTCGATTTCCGTACCCTCCTGATCGAGCTCGTCACGCACGACGCCTTTCGTCACATCGGCGAAGAGGAGAGCCCGTGA
- a CDS encoding DUF1552 domain-containing protein, with product MKTTPLSRRTFLRGAVGGTAVALALPTLEAMLGARGAEAASTGPIFGVFFWGGGLPWHDGHGAPQAGHPDLWTPSTTGKEYTPSELLTPLAPFQPSVVTGLTPHTEVPDLPPGQSDGHMRGFMVAMTGDRIRPEGFDHPSHTLTALRPTLDQHVAKHSAFYGPEVPRFRSLVLGASNARFHDYGHWNAISYNGPDDLNPPIMNPGQLYDLLFGVAADTAGLKRRALLLDAVMEDAKSLSARVGAADKQRIEAHLDHLNQVKNRLDFSGEACAPPGKPAPSEDLITKTDIMASLLASALACNMTRVFSFMLSSPATTHVFSNLGVPNDFHATVHEGAWEHTRAGILYQMQAFAAFLARLQAVVEPTGGTLLDRALVFGLSEYGEGYQHSVAEMPCVLAGGANGKIRRNVHVRDPGGNWSKAHVTMLRGIGLETPSFGWNGGQTSEAFGDILV from the coding sequence GTGAAGACCACGCCCCTTTCCCGTCGAACCTTCCTCCGGGGCGCCGTCGGCGGCACCGCGGTCGCCCTCGCCTTGCCCACGCTCGAAGCGATGCTCGGCGCGCGCGGCGCCGAGGCGGCGTCCACGGGGCCGATCTTCGGCGTCTTCTTCTGGGGCGGCGGTTTGCCCTGGCACGACGGGCACGGCGCGCCCCAGGCGGGCCACCCCGACCTCTGGACGCCGAGCACGACCGGCAAGGAGTATACGCCGAGCGAGCTGCTCACGCCGCTCGCGCCCTTCCAGCCGAGCGTGGTGACGGGCTTGACCCCGCACACGGAGGTGCCGGACCTGCCCCCGGGCCAGAGCGACGGCCACATGCGTGGCTTCATGGTCGCGATGACCGGCGATCGTATTCGCCCCGAGGGGTTCGATCACCCCTCGCACACGCTCACCGCGCTCCGCCCGACGCTCGATCAGCACGTCGCGAAGCACTCGGCCTTTTATGGCCCCGAGGTCCCGCGCTTCCGCTCGCTCGTCCTCGGCGCGAGCAACGCGCGCTTCCACGATTACGGTCACTGGAACGCGATCTCGTACAATGGCCCCGACGACCTGAACCCGCCGATCATGAACCCCGGGCAGCTCTACGATCTCCTGTTCGGCGTGGCCGCCGACACGGCCGGATTGAAGCGCCGGGCGCTCTTGCTCGACGCGGTGATGGAGGACGCGAAGAGCCTCTCGGCGCGCGTCGGCGCCGCGGACAAACAGCGCATCGAGGCGCACCTCGACCACCTGAACCAGGTCAAGAACCGCCTCGATTTCTCGGGCGAGGCCTGCGCGCCCCCGGGCAAACCCGCGCCGAGCGAGGATCTCATCACGAAGACCGACATCATGGCCTCGCTGCTCGCCTCGGCGCTCGCCTGCAACATGACGCGGGTCTTCTCCTTCATGCTGAGCTCGCCCGCGACGACCCACGTCTTCTCGAACCTCGGCGTGCCCAACGATTTCCACGCCACGGTCCACGAGGGCGCCTGGGAGCACACGCGGGCCGGCATTCTCTACCAGATGCAGGCGTTCGCGGCGTTCCTCGCGCGGCTCCAGGCCGTCGTCGAGCCCACGGGCGGCACGCTGCTCGATCGGGCGCTCGTGTTCGGCCTCTCCGAGTATGGCGAGGGGTATCAGCACAGCGTCGCCGAGATGCCCTGCGTCCTCGCGGGCGGCGCGAACGGCAAGATCCGCAGAAACGTCCACGTCCGCGACCCGGGCGGCAACTGGAGCAAGGCCCACGTGACCATGCTGCGCGGGATCGGCCTGGAGACGCCGAGCTTCGGCTGGAATGGCGGCCAGACGTCCGAGGCCTTCGGCGACATTCTCGTGTGA
- a CDS encoding NUDIX hydrolase — protein MKPWNVTQSRAIVARRWLTVHEQRIALPHGGEIEEFHVIEAPDWASVLAVTEAGQVVFVDQYRHGAARVSRELPAGVIDAGETAEQAARRELEEETGFVAETWLPLLTTNTEPSRHTNRAHFFFARGARLASAQRMDPAEHIHVALVEPKEIVPAIERGQIIHGVHVGAILLAARRGLLSLD, from the coding sequence ATGAAGCCCTGGAACGTGACGCAGAGCCGCGCGATCGTCGCTCGACGATGGCTGACGGTCCACGAGCAGCGCATCGCCCTGCCGCACGGCGGCGAGATCGAAGAGTTTCACGTGATCGAGGCGCCGGACTGGGCTTCGGTGCTGGCGGTGACGGAGGCGGGGCAGGTGGTCTTCGTGGATCAGTACCGGCACGGGGCGGCGCGCGTGAGCCGCGAGCTGCCGGCGGGGGTGATCGACGCGGGAGAGACGGCTGAGCAAGCTGCGCGGCGCGAGCTCGAGGAGGAGACGGGCTTCGTCGCCGAGACGTGGCTGCCGCTCCTGACGACGAACACGGAGCCGAGCCGGCACACGAACCGCGCCCATTTTTTCTTCGCGAGAGGCGCGCGCCTGGCCTCCGCGCAGCGGATGGACCCGGCCGAGCACATTCACGTGGCGCTGGTGGAGCCGAAGGAAATCGTGCCCGCCATCGAGCGCGGGCAGATCATCCACGGCGTGCACGTGGGCGCGATCCTGCTCGCGGCGCGGCGGGGGCTCTTGTCGCTCGATTAG
- a CDS encoding M57 family metalloprotease, which produces MVAFVLVSGALGAGCAGETSEEMIADTYASFEEFEAATYREPDTGIYIVDGDTPVDDIKKLQEFYETHVRHGALIVHRAGGQDAKWDDVKKLDLEYCVSTTFGNRYSAAVQAMQAATLAWEQVANVKFKYLSTEDGNCTASNNNVLFDVRPVNSNGQYLARAFFPGDSRSSRNVLIDSGAFQNQGPTSLTGILRHELGHVLGFRHEHTRPEAGKCFEDNQWRELTSYDAKSVMHYPQCNGTGDQTLSLTEKDKQGAVLLYGAPGGAPPAPEPGDPGGEPAPGDPGGEPAPGDPPAPGGTPSTQTYSGNVSKNQVVQIAPLSVAEGTTFEVTMTGKGDPDLYVRFGAQPSASKWACRPYKTGPNESCSLTVPAGQTQAFIAVHGYSWGQYQLSVNYTAP; this is translated from the coding sequence ATGGTTGCATTCGTCCTCGTCTCCGGCGCGCTCGGCGCCGGCTGCGCCGGGGAGACGAGCGAGGAGATGATCGCCGATACGTACGCGAGCTTCGAGGAGTTCGAGGCGGCGACGTACCGCGAGCCCGACACGGGCATCTACATCGTCGACGGCGACACCCCCGTCGACGACATCAAGAAGCTGCAAGAGTTTTACGAGACGCACGTTCGCCACGGCGCGCTCATCGTCCACCGCGCGGGCGGCCAGGACGCGAAGTGGGACGACGTGAAGAAGCTCGACCTCGAGTACTGCGTGAGCACGACCTTCGGGAACCGGTACAGCGCGGCCGTCCAGGCCATGCAGGCCGCGACGCTCGCCTGGGAGCAGGTCGCGAACGTCAAATTCAAGTACCTCTCCACCGAGGACGGGAACTGCACCGCGTCGAACAACAACGTCCTCTTCGACGTGCGCCCCGTGAACTCGAACGGCCAGTACCTCGCGCGCGCGTTTTTCCCGGGCGACTCGCGCAGCAGCCGCAACGTGCTCATCGACAGCGGCGCGTTCCAGAACCAGGGACCGACGTCGCTCACCGGCATCCTGCGCCACGAGCTCGGCCACGTCCTCGGCTTCCGCCACGAGCACACCCGCCCCGAGGCCGGGAAATGCTTCGAGGACAACCAGTGGCGCGAGCTCACCTCCTACGACGCGAAGTCGGTCATGCATTACCCGCAATGCAATGGCACGGGCGACCAGACCCTGAGCCTGACCGAAAAGGACAAGCAGGGCGCCGTCCTGCTCTACGGCGCGCCCGGCGGCGCGCCCCCGGCCCCGGAGCCCGGTGATCCCGGCGGCGAGCCCGCTCCCGGTGATCCCGGCGGCGAGCCGGCCCCCGGCGATCCTCCGGCCCCCGGCGGCACGCCCTCCACGCAGACCTACAGCGGCAACGTGAGCAAGAACCAGGTCGTGCAGATCGCGCCGCTCTCCGTGGCCGAAGGGACGACGTTCGAGGTCACGATGACCGGCAAGGGCGACCCCGACCTCTACGTCCGCTTCGGCGCGCAGCCCTCGGCCAGCAAATGGGCATGCCGGCCCTACAAGACCGGCCCGAACGAGTCCTGCAGCTTGACCGTTCCGGCAGGACAAACGCAGGCGTTCATCGCCGTGCACGGCTACAGCTGGGGCCAGTACCAGCTCTCGGTGAATTACACGGCTCCCTGA